AATAACCGGCAGACTGATGCGATCGGCAATGCGCGAGAGCGTCTGCTCCACTTCCGTATAAGTGGTCAGGCCTACATCGGAGCGACCCAGCCGGGTGTAGGCAATTGAGGCACCGGAAAGATACACAGCCTGAAAACCGGACTGTTCTGCAATCAGGGCAGACAAGGAATCATAAACGCCTGGCACAAGCAGGCAGGAAGAAGATTGCAGAAGAGTTTTAAGTGATTTCATTTGTATTCAAGTGTTCAGTTCTGGACCAGATGTCGACCAGAAGAAGGTTATTGACGAACGGACACCCGCCAATGCATATCGGAAGAAGGAGCAAATTAAACGGCCAGAACAAACGTCCGGCGACGAACGAACGCCGCGATCACAAGCTTCATAGCGCTAGCTGCCAGCGCGACGCTCACAGCCACCATTGTCAGGATGCGCCAGCCAGTTTGCGCTCCAGCTGGGCCAGCAAACCGCCAGCCGCCGCCATCTGAACCAGAAATGGCGGAATGGCCTGACAGGCAAACGTGTGCAACGGCTCGCTGCCGGTCTCTGTATCAGGATAGACGCGCAGCACTGATCGCTCCGTATCAATTTCAATATAACTGCCCTCGTCAATAGCTTCGGCCTGGGAGCATACAATGGCCAGCAAGCCCAGATTGAAGGCATTGCGAAAGTACAAACCGCTGAAGGACGGTGCAATCACTGCTTTAACACCCAGCTGGACCAGCACGCCGACCGCCTGTTCCCGCGACGAGCCAATACCAAAACCAGGGCCGGCAACAAGCACGTCTGCAGGCCGCAGCGCCGCGGCAAGACCAGGGTAGCGAGCCTCCAGGCAATGCGTAGCTAGCTCTGGCAGGTCCATTTTCATATAGGCCCCTGGCGCCAATGCGTCGGTATCAATATTCTCGCCAACTC
Above is a window of Advenella kashmirensis WT001 DNA encoding:
- a CDS encoding LeuD/DmdB family oxidoreductase small subunit; amino-acid sequence: MSRYRVWRVGENIDTDALAPGAYMKMDLPELATHCLEARYPGLAAALRPADVLVAGPGFGIGSSREQAVGVLVQLGVKAVIAPSFSGLYFRNAFNLGLLAIVCSQAEAIDEGSYIEIDTERSVLRVYPDTETGSEPLHTFACQAIPPFLVQMAAAGGLLAQLERKLAGAS